A single region of the Sphingobium sp. TKS genome encodes:
- the fsa gene encoding fructose-6-phosphate aldolase produces MKFFVDTADTNEIRELAATGLLDGVTTNPSLIHKSGRKFLEVVEEICGIVEGPVSAEVVALDHETMMKEAAVLRKIADNVCIKVPLTIDGLKTCKALTGEGVMVNVTLCFSANQALLAAKAGASFISPFVGRHDDNGFDGMKLIEDIRLIYDNYSFATEILVASVRHPIHVLEAAKIGADVMTAPPSVIKALFNHVLTEKGIAGFLADWEKTGQSVL; encoded by the coding sequence ATGAAATTCTTCGTCGACACCGCCGACACCAACGAAATCCGCGAACTGGCCGCCACCGGCCTGCTGGACGGCGTCACCACCAACCCCTCGCTGATCCACAAGTCGGGCCGCAAGTTCCTGGAAGTGGTGGAGGAAATCTGCGGCATCGTCGAAGGGCCGGTCTCGGCCGAAGTCGTCGCGCTCGACCATGAGACGATGATGAAGGAAGCCGCCGTGCTGCGGAAAATTGCCGACAATGTCTGCATCAAGGTGCCGCTGACCATCGATGGGCTCAAGACCTGCAAGGCGCTGACCGGCGAGGGCGTGATGGTGAACGTCACCCTCTGCTTCTCGGCCAATCAGGCGCTGCTGGCGGCCAAGGCGGGCGCGAGCTTCATCTCGCCCTTCGTTGGACGGCATGACGATAATGGCTTCGACGGCATGAAACTGATCGAGGATATCCGCCTGATTTACGACAATTATTCCTTCGCTACCGAAATTCTGGTCGCGAGCGTGCGTCACCCGATCCACGTGCTGGAAGCCGCGAAGATCGGCGCCGACGTGATGACCGCGCCGCCCTCGGTCATCAAGGCGCTGTTCAACCATGTGCTGACCGAAAAGGGCATTGCCGGCTTCCTGGCGGACTGGGAAAAAACCGGCCAGTCGGTTCTCTGA
- a CDS encoding DUF2490 domain-containing protein: MLRLLRPRHIWDALASIAIFAAAPAVAATSETQAWLTETLTIKASDADIISLDLSQRFRRDASNGGQQTTRILIDHRIATGVQIGGGLAYFHSGPEQEMRLFQQVTLTRGIWLSRTRIEQRFFDTADEASWRLRQRVQASIPLDSAQKWTLIATTELMFHLNRARPSDKTGLAVMRNQIGLRHPIGKALDVQLLYMRQQTFRDARPDAVAHIPWLTLNWKI; this comes from the coding sequence ATGCTCCGCCTTTTGCGTCCGCGCCATATATGGGACGCGCTTGCCTCCATCGCAATATTCGCAGCCGCACCCGCCGTCGCGGCGACCAGCGAAACCCAGGCATGGCTGACCGAAACGCTGACGATCAAGGCCAGCGATGCCGACATTATCAGCCTCGACCTCAGCCAGCGCTTCCGCCGCGACGCCTCCAACGGCGGTCAGCAGACGACGCGCATCCTGATCGATCATCGAATCGCGACCGGCGTGCAGATCGGCGGCGGCCTTGCCTATTTCCATTCGGGGCCGGAGCAGGAAATGCGGCTGTTCCAGCAGGTGACGCTGACCAGGGGGATATGGCTTTCCCGCACCCGGATCGAACAGCGCTTTTTCGATACCGCCGACGAGGCAAGCTGGCGGCTGCGCCAGCGGGTGCAGGCATCGATCCCGCTCGATTCGGCGCAAAAATGGACATTGATCGCCACGACCGAGCTGATGTTCCACCTGAACCGCGCCCGCCCGAGCGACAAGACCGGCCTTGCCGTCATGCGCAACCAGATCGGCCTGCGCCATCCGATCGGCAAGGCGCTGGACGTGCAATTGCTCTATATGCGCCAGCAGACCTTCCGCGATGCCCGTCCCGATGCGGTCGCGCATATCCCCTGGCTGACATTGAACTGGAAAATCTGA
- a CDS encoding primosomal protein N' — MSSRARVILLNAALGPLDYRVPHGMNARPGSIVVAPLGPRQIVGVLWEEDSFPEIETVGDNRLRNIVGLVDAPPVPETLRRLIEWTADYYLAPIAAVLRMTLASMAALEGARTVIEYRATGELPDRMTEQRAQAMERIGERQGLIRELAMIGGVSDAVIRGLIKAGAFEAVEVSVDTPFPAPDPDHAPPLLSDKQGAAADQFIDAVRERAFAPFLLDGVTGSGKTEVYFEAIAAAIRGGRQVLVLLPEIALTEPFLERFEKRFGTVPVNWHSGLRQSERRRAWRAIAAGEAAVVVGARSALFLPYPNLGLIVVDEAHEASFKQEDGVHYHARDVAVMRGLIEKFPVILASATPAIETRHQVELGRYREIKLPSRFGGAQMPAIEGVNLLTDPPERGRWIAPPLVRAIDENMSKEEQSLLFLNRRGYAPLTLCRHCGYRFQCPNCTAWMVEHRLTHRLACHHCGHVIPAPRFCPDCKEEDSLVACGPGVERIADEVKALWPNARTAIVTSDTLWSPAKVAEFVKSVEAGAVDIIIGTQLVTKGYHFPNLTLVGVIDADLGLEGGDLRASERTFQQIVQVAGRAGRGQKPGRVFIQTRMPEAEVIKALIAGDSERFYEVETANRRHANAPPFGRFAAIIVSSENADEAAEIARLIGKSAPLIEGMRVYGPAPAPLSMLRGRHRHRLLIHATRQVDVQGAIREWLGNLTWKSGTRVAVDVDPYSFM; from the coding sequence ATGAGTTCGCGCGCCCGTGTCATCCTGCTGAACGCCGCCCTGGGGCCGCTCGACTATCGGGTGCCGCACGGGATGAACGCCAGGCCCGGCAGCATCGTCGTCGCGCCGCTGGGGCCGCGCCAGATCGTCGGCGTGCTGTGGGAGGAGGACAGCTTCCCAGAGATCGAGACGGTGGGCGACAATCGGCTGCGCAATATCGTGGGGCTGGTCGACGCGCCGCCGGTGCCCGAAACGCTGCGCCGCCTGATCGAATGGACGGCGGACTATTATCTCGCCCCGATCGCCGCCGTGCTGCGCATGACGCTGGCGTCGATGGCGGCGCTGGAGGGCGCGCGGACCGTCATCGAATATCGCGCTACGGGTGAATTGCCGGACCGGATGACCGAGCAGCGTGCCCAAGCCATGGAGCGCATCGGTGAGCGGCAGGGGCTGATCCGCGAGCTGGCGATGATCGGCGGGGTGAGCGACGCGGTGATCCGCGGGCTGATCAAGGCGGGCGCCTTCGAAGCGGTGGAGGTCAGCGTCGACACGCCCTTCCCCGCGCCCGACCCCGATCATGCCCCGCCGCTGCTGTCCGACAAGCAGGGCGCGGCCGCCGATCAGTTCATCGACGCGGTCAGGGAACGGGCCTTCGCCCCCTTCCTGCTCGACGGCGTGACCGGATCGGGCAAGACGGAGGTCTATTTCGAGGCCATCGCCGCCGCCATTCGGGGGGGGCGGCAGGTGCTGGTGTTGCTGCCCGAAATCGCGTTGACCGAGCCTTTCCTCGAACGGTTCGAAAAGCGCTTCGGCACCGTGCCGGTCAACTGGCACAGCGGCCTGCGCCAGAGCGAACGACGGCGCGCCTGGCGGGCAATCGCGGCGGGCGAGGCGGCGGTGGTCGTGGGCGCAAGATCGGCGCTATTCCTGCCCTATCCCAATCTGGGCCTGATCGTCGTCGATGAAGCGCATGAAGCCAGCTTCAAGCAGGAGGACGGGGTTCATTATCACGCCCGCGACGTGGCGGTGATGCGGGGACTGATCGAGAAATTCCCCGTCATCCTGGCCTCCGCCACGCCCGCCATCGAGACGCGGCATCAGGTGGAACTGGGCCGCTATCGCGAGATCAAGCTGCCCTCCCGTTTTGGCGGCGCGCAAATGCCTGCGATCGAGGGCGTGAACCTGCTGACCGACCCGCCGGAACGCGGGCGTTGGATCGCCCCGCCACTGGTTCGCGCCATCGATGAAAATATGTCCAAGGAGGAGCAGAGCCTGCTCTTCCTCAACCGCCGCGGCTATGCGCCGCTAACGCTCTGCCGCCATTGCGGCTATCGCTTCCAGTGCCCCAATTGCACCGCCTGGATGGTCGAGCATCGGCTGACCCATCGCCTTGCCTGCCATCATTGCGGCCATGTCATCCCGGCCCCCCGCTTCTGCCCCGATTGCAAGGAGGAGGACAGCCTCGTCGCCTGCGGCCCCGGCGTCGAACGGATCGCGGACGAGGTGAAGGCACTCTGGCCCAATGCGCGTACCGCCATCGTCACCTCCGACACGCTCTGGTCCCCTGCCAAGGTGGCCGAATTCGTGAAGTCGGTGGAGGCGGGCGCGGTCGACATCATCATCGGCACGCAGCTCGTCACAAAAGGCTATCATTTTCCGAACCTGACGCTGGTGGGGGTGATCGACGCCGATCTGGGCCTCGAAGGCGGCGACCTGCGCGCGTCGGAGCGCACCTTCCAGCAGATCGTCCAGGTGGCGGGCCGCGCCGGACGCGGGCAGAAGCCCGGCCGCGTCTTCATCCAGACCCGCATGCCCGAGGCGGAGGTGATCAAGGCGCTGATCGCGGGCGATTCGGAACGCTTCTACGAGGTGGAGACAGCCAATCGCCGTCACGCCAACGCCCCGCCTTTCGGCCGCTTCGCTGCGATCATCGTTTCCAGCGAGAATGCCGACGAAGCCGCCGAAATCGCCCGACTGATCGGCAAGTCGGCCCCGCTGATCGAAGGGATGCGCGTCTACGGACCCGCCCCCGCGCCGCTTTCCATGCTGCGCGGACGGCATCGCCACCGCCTGCTGATCCACGCCACGCGGCAGGTCGACGTGCAGGGCGCCATCCGCGAATGGCTGGGCAACCTTACCTGGAAGTCGGGCACGCGCGTCGCGGTGGACGTCGATCCCTACAGCTTCATGTGA
- a CDS encoding DUF1289 domain-containing protein — MESPCVNICKLDKAGRICTGCGRTTDEIRRWTGMSKAQRRAIMERLKGFSS, encoded by the coding sequence ATGGAAAGCCCCTGCGTCAACATCTGCAAGCTCGACAAGGCCGGGCGCATCTGCACCGGCTGCGGGCGGACGACCGACGAAATCCGGCGCTGGACGGGCATGAGCAAGGCCCAGCGGCGGGCGATCATGGAACGGTTGAAGGGCTTTTCTTCTTAG
- a CDS encoding tetratricopeptide repeat protein, with protein MKILGLKGLLVLAGALALVPGTAQAAWLQAKSRHFTITSDGGEAKLHEFAEKLEKFDGLLRNATGIDDPEAGSPVHVYLLSNDSKVKALARNPNIAGFYTTSDRFAYAVLARGAKMSEYDVGAEDILFHEYSHHFMLHHFPAAYPAWYVEGFAEFFSVVKFPKDGSIQFGRIPMARAPTLVQDSPYPLKDLFARDTEGLGLRDGDRYYGTAWLLTHYFQYKTDRRAEISHYLKDLTAGVPDMKLDGYFAGGIDGLEKDLKAYMRRPLSASRLDPKAVTVGAITISPVDPARGALIEDELWLMNHPRTEDLPQIVSAIRATAAKFPSSGYALALLAEAEWDAEEKAAALADADRAIALDPGLSRAYSIRARVLLERARDDDREEDWKAALKAIVKANRADTEDPVPLALFYRYHAMKGGPMPDIGYDGLAKAFELLPQSPEYRMTYVQALAFRGKYAEASRLLDPLAYSPHPSGMRDAALALKKRFDAEAAKKKSPSTVP; from the coding sequence GTGAAGATTCTGGGGTTGAAGGGGCTGCTGGTCCTGGCGGGCGCGCTGGCGCTTGTTCCGGGAACGGCGCAGGCGGCATGGTTGCAGGCGAAGAGCCGGCATTTCACCATTACCAGCGATGGCGGCGAAGCGAAGCTGCACGAATTTGCCGAGAAGCTGGAAAAGTTCGACGGCCTGTTGCGCAACGCGACCGGCATCGACGATCCCGAGGCTGGCAGCCCGGTCCATGTCTATCTGCTGTCGAACGACTCCAAGGTGAAGGCGCTGGCGCGCAACCCCAATATCGCGGGCTTCTATACGACGTCGGATCGCTTCGCCTATGCCGTCCTGGCGCGCGGCGCGAAGATGAGCGAATATGATGTGGGCGCCGAGGACATATTGTTCCACGAATATAGCCATCATTTCATGCTGCACCATTTCCCGGCGGCCTATCCGGCCTGGTATGTGGAGGGCTTCGCGGAATTTTTCTCCGTCGTGAAATTTCCCAAGGATGGGTCGATCCAGTTCGGGCGCATCCCGATGGCGCGGGCGCCCACGCTGGTGCAGGATTCGCCCTATCCGCTGAAGGATCTGTTCGCCCGCGACACCGAAGGGCTGGGGCTGCGGGATGGAGACCGCTATTATGGCACGGCCTGGCTGCTCACTCATTATTTCCAGTACAAGACTGACCGGCGAGCGGAAATCAGCCATTATCTGAAGGATTTGACCGCCGGCGTGCCGGATATGAAGCTGGATGGCTATTTTGCCGGCGGCATCGATGGGCTGGAAAAGGACCTCAAGGCCTATATGCGCCGTCCGCTGTCGGCATCGCGGCTCGACCCCAAGGCAGTGACGGTCGGCGCCATCACGATTAGCCCGGTCGATCCGGCGCGGGGCGCGCTGATCGAGGATGAATTGTGGCTGATGAACCATCCCCGCACCGAAGACCTGCCCCAGATCGTCAGCGCGATCCGGGCCACTGCCGCCAAATTCCCTTCGAGTGGCTATGCGCTGGCGCTGTTGGCGGAGGCGGAATGGGATGCTGAGGAAAAGGCGGCGGCGCTGGCCGACGCCGATCGGGCGATCGCGCTCGATCCCGGACTGTCGCGGGCCTACAGCATCCGGGCGCGGGTGCTGCTGGAGCGGGCGCGTGACGATGACCGGGAGGAGGATTGGAAGGCTGCGCTCAAGGCCATCGTCAAGGCGAACCGTGCGGACACCGAGGATCCGGTGCCGCTGGCGCTCTTCTACCGCTATCATGCGATGAAGGGCGGGCCGATGCCGGATATCGGCTATGACGGCTTGGCCAAGGCTTTTGAGCTGCTGCCGCAAAGTCCGGAATATCGCATGACCTATGTGCAGGCCCTCGCATTCCGGGGGAAATATGCCGAGGCGTCCCGGTTGCTCGATCCGCTGGCCTATTCGCCGCATCCCTCCGGCATGCGCGACGCGGCGCTGGCGCTCAAGAAACGTTTCGATGCGGAGGCGGCTAAGAAGAAAAGCCCTTCAACCGTTCCATGA
- the ada gene encoding bifunctional DNA-binding transcriptional regulator/O6-methylguanine-DNA methyltransferase Ada: protein MNEMRQPQAPMHAMPDADACWDAFLRRDRGFDGRFVGAVLTTGIYCKPSCAARHPRRENMIFLPDPEAARAAGFRACLRCRPDEVGRDRLAVEAAVAFIAAAETPPSLEEVAGHAGYAPHHFHRLFKRETGMTPAAYARSLRTERLKSALEEGGSVTGAIYEAGYNAPSRAYADAERHLGMTPSAWKDGGRGVAIRHAVVPTSQGPVLVAGTARGLCRISFDEDEADLRRRFPKAEILPADKALAGLAEQVARLVDDPAHAPDLPMDLCGTAFQQAVWAALRAIPPGQTRTYGEIAAAIGRPGAVRAAGTACGDNNLAVLIPCHRVLRSDGSLGGYAYGAQRKQALLERERQG from the coding sequence ATGAACGAGATGAGACAGCCCCAAGCCCCAATGCATGCCATGCCGGATGCCGATGCCTGCTGGGACGCATTTCTGCGCCGGGATCGCGGCTTCGACGGGCGGTTCGTGGGCGCCGTGCTGACCACCGGCATCTATTGCAAGCCAAGCTGCGCCGCGCGGCACCCCAGGCGGGAGAATATGATCTTCCTGCCTGACCCGGAGGCGGCGCGCGCGGCGGGTTTCCGCGCCTGCCTGCGCTGTCGCCCCGATGAGGTGGGGCGCGACCGGCTGGCGGTGGAGGCGGCGGTCGCTTTCATCGCCGCCGCCGAAACGCCGCCTTCGCTGGAGGAAGTGGCCGGTCATGCCGGCTATGCGCCGCATCATTTCCACAGGCTGTTCAAGCGGGAAACGGGCATGACGCCCGCCGCCTACGCCCGGTCGCTGCGCACCGAACGGCTGAAAAGCGCGCTGGAGGAAGGGGGCAGCGTCACCGGCGCCATCTATGAGGCGGGCTATAATGCGCCCAGCCGCGCCTATGCCGATGCGGAGCGGCATCTGGGCATGACGCCCAGCGCCTGGAAGGATGGCGGCCGGGGCGTGGCGATTCGCCATGCCGTGGTGCCGACCAGCCAGGGTCCGGTGCTGGTGGCGGGCACGGCGCGAGGCCTGTGCCGGATCAGCTTCGACGAGGATGAAGCGGATTTGCGGCGGCGCTTCCCCAAGGCGGAGATCCTGCCGGCGGACAAGGCGCTGGCAGGATTAGCGGAGCAAGTTGCGCGGCTGGTGGATGATCCGGCGCATGCGCCTGATTTGCCGATGGACCTGTGCGGAACGGCTTTCCAGCAGGCGGTCTGGGCAGCGCTGCGCGCGATCCCGCCGGGGCAGACGCGCACCTATGGCGAAATCGCGGCGGCGATCGGCAGGCCGGGGGCGGTGCGGGCCGCCGGAACGGCTTGCGGGGACAATAATCTGGCCGTGCTGATTCCCTGTCACCGGGTCTTGCGGAGCGACGGGAGCCTGGGCGGCTATGCCTATGGCGCGCAGCGCAAGCAGGCTTTGCTGGAGCGGGAAAGACAGGGCTGA
- a CDS encoding S1C family serine protease, which yields MVALLRRLALILALVAPLSARAEQQDIAAAARGVVRVVLVATNGSDAYFVGHGSGFAVAPDKIITNAHVVELMREEKNLVIGVIPSEGTKTYGGKIIAFSPGNDLALIQLEEGRLPVSTFYAGAVSDGQHVTAIGYPGTVDRAQGLGLKQLVEPLGTVKTSGNVSSGRASQNFDTVLHTAPLAAGNSGGPLVDDCGRVLGVNSFGSVSDGNDAEFGFAVSWREIASFLRQAGVASLHTVVPCRSMAEADAAEAALTQREDARSEQSERARADAREAAINKARDTAERDVISARENAMAGAAVLLALAVLGLGAGGLFYSQGREKRATWWLAGGGLLLFGAIGLFFLKPSFSSIDERIQLPEDKSVTGNNAYAWAGDNICRVDVNRSRLTISEPNDIGFHWAEGGCVDGNTQYVSSGTGWQRANVPDDHGFVTVSRFDPATGMLRVQRWLPDIDTMAKIRALGDGPIKGCGNDSALLAKIASLQSDLAALLPAQPNERIVYHCQKGRLAPAVR from the coding sequence ATGGTCGCACTACTCCGTCGCCTCGCCCTAATCCTCGCTCTTGTCGCGCCCTTGAGCGCGCGCGCCGAGCAGCAGGATATCGCCGCCGCCGCCCGCGGGGTGGTCCGCGTCGTGCTGGTGGCGACCAACGGCTCCGACGCCTATTTCGTGGGGCATGGCAGCGGCTTTGCGGTCGCGCCGGACAAGATCATCACCAACGCCCATGTGGTCGAGTTGATGCGGGAGGAAAAAAATCTCGTCATCGGCGTCATCCCTTCGGAGGGGACCAAGACATATGGCGGTAAGATCATCGCCTTTTCGCCCGGCAACGACCTGGCGCTGATCCAGTTGGAGGAAGGCAGGCTGCCGGTCAGCACCTTTTACGCGGGGGCGGTCAGCGATGGGCAGCATGTCACCGCCATAGGCTATCCCGGCACGGTCGACCGCGCCCAGGGTCTGGGCCTCAAGCAATTGGTCGAACCGCTGGGCACGGTGAAGACCAGCGGCAATGTCTCCTCCGGCCGGGCGAGCCAGAATTTCGATACGGTGCTGCATACCGCGCCGCTGGCGGCGGGCAATAGCGGCGGGCCGCTGGTGGACGATTGCGGCCGGGTGCTGGGGGTCAACAGTTTCGGTTCCGTGTCGGACGGCAACGATGCGGAGTTCGGATTTGCGGTGTCGTGGCGGGAAATCGCATCCTTCCTGCGGCAAGCAGGCGTTGCATCGCTGCATACCGTCGTCCCCTGCCGGTCGATGGCGGAGGCCGACGCCGCCGAAGCCGCCCTCACCCAGCGCGAGGACGCGCGGAGCGAGCAATCCGAACGCGCCCGCGCCGATGCCCGCGAAGCCGCGATCAACAAGGCCCGCGACACCGCCGAGCGCGATGTCATCTCCGCCCGGGAGAATGCCATGGCCGGCGCAGCTGTGCTGCTGGCGCTGGCCGTGCTGGGGCTTGGCGCGGGCGGCCTTTTCTACAGCCAGGGACGGGAAAAACGCGCGACCTGGTGGCTGGCGGGCGGCGGCCTGCTGCTGTTCGGTGCGATCGGGCTGTTCTTCCTGAAGCCAAGCTTCTCCAGCATCGACGAACGCATCCAGTTGCCCGAGGACAAGAGCGTCACCGGCAACAATGCCTATGCCTGGGCGGGCGACAATATCTGTCGCGTGGACGTGAATCGCAGCCGGCTCACCATATCGGAACCCAATGACATCGGGTTCCACTGGGCCGAGGGCGGCTGCGTCGACGGCAACACCCAATATGTCTCGTCCGGCACCGGCTGGCAGCGCGCGAACGTGCCCGACGACCATGGTTTCGTGACGGTCAGCCGCTTCGATCCCGCCACGGGCATGCTGCGGGTTCAGCGCTGGCTGCCCGATATCGACACCATGGCCAAGATCCGTGCGCTGGGGGACGGGCCGATCAAGGGCTGCGGCAACGATTCCGCGCTGCTGGCGAAAATCGCCTCGTTGCAGAGCGATCTTGCCGCCCTGCTGCCTGCCCAGCCCAATGAGCGGATCGTCTATCATTGCCAAAAGGGTCGGCTCGCTCCGGCCGTCCGGTGA
- a CDS encoding F0F1 ATP synthase subunit delta yields the protein METTGGIQASLSGRYAVALFDLARDGKTLDTVAASLAALKAALAESTDFKGLINSPVLSRDAAGKTIAAVASSMAIDALTTNFLGVLAQNRRLSQLPAVIRAYETLLSNHKGEARAEVTSAHPLSKTQITALQKSLKARVGRDVAVDEKVDPAILGGLVVKIGSQMIDSSIRTRLNSLALAMKG from the coding sequence GTGGAGACTACCGGCGGTATTCAGGCTAGCCTCAGCGGCCGCTATGCGGTGGCGCTGTTCGATCTGGCCCGCGACGGCAAGACGCTCGACACCGTCGCGGCGAGCTTGGCGGCGCTCAAGGCGGCTTTGGCCGAATCGACTGATTTCAAGGGGTTGATCAACAGCCCCGTCCTCAGCCGCGACGCAGCAGGCAAGACGATCGCGGCCGTAGCATCCTCCATGGCGATCGATGCGCTGACGACGAATTTTCTTGGCGTGCTCGCCCAGAACCGTCGCCTGTCGCAGCTTCCCGCCGTCATCCGCGCCTATGAGACGCTGCTGTCGAATCACAAGGGCGAAGCCCGCGCCGAAGTGACGAGCGCCCATCCGCTCAGCAAAACCCAGATTACCGCTCTGCAGAAGAGCCTCAAGGCCCGTGTCGGCCGCGACGTCGCGGTCGATGAAAAGGTCGATCCCGCGATCCTGGGCGGGCTGGTCGTCAAGATCGGCAGCCAGATGATCGATTCCTCCATCCGCACCCGTTTGAATAGTCTCGCTTTGGCGATGAAAGGCTGA
- the atpA gene encoding F0F1 ATP synthase subunit alpha, protein MDINAAEISKVIKDQIANFGTEAQVSEVGSVLTVGDGIARVHGLDNVQAGEMVEFANGVQGMALNLEADNVGVVIFGSDAEIKEGDTVKRTGTIVDVPVGKGLLGRVVDGLGNPIDGKGPIQYTERKRVETKAPGIIPRKSVHEPVQTGLKAIDALVPVGRGQRELIIGDRQTGKTAVAIDTFINQKGINASGDESKKLYCIYVAIGQKRSTVAQIVKQLEENGAMEYSIVVAATASEPAPLQYLAPYTGVTMGEYFRDNGMHAVIVYDDLSKQAVSYRQMSLLLRRPPGREAYPGDVFYLHSRLLERAAKMNDANGAGSLTALPIIETQAGDVSAYIPTNVISITDGQIFLETNLFYQGIRPAINVGLSVSRVGSAAQTKAMKKVSGSIKLELAQYREMAAFAQFGSDLDASTQKLLNRGARLTELLKQAQFSPLPFEEQTASIFAGTNGYLDSVPVKDVTRYEELMLAYLRHDHADVLAAIRDSKDLGDEPKAKLKAALDSFGKTFA, encoded by the coding sequence ATGGATATCAACGCCGCAGAAATTTCGAAGGTCATCAAGGACCAGATCGCCAATTTCGGCACCGAAGCGCAGGTGAGCGAAGTCGGTTCCGTGCTGACCGTGGGTGACGGCATCGCCCGCGTCCATGGCCTCGACAACGTCCAGGCGGGCGAAATGGTCGAGTTCGCCAATGGCGTGCAGGGCATGGCGCTGAACCTCGAAGCCGACAATGTCGGCGTCGTGATCTTCGGCTCGGACGCCGAGATCAAGGAAGGCGACACCGTCAAGCGTACCGGCACCATTGTGGACGTTCCGGTCGGCAAGGGTCTGCTCGGCCGCGTCGTCGACGGCCTCGGCAACCCGATCGACGGCAAGGGTCCGATCCAATATACCGAGCGCAAGCGCGTCGAAACGAAGGCTCCGGGCATCATCCCCCGCAAGTCGGTGCACGAACCCGTGCAGACCGGCCTCAAGGCCATCGACGCCCTCGTCCCCGTCGGCCGCGGCCAGCGCGAGCTGATCATCGGCGACCGTCAGACCGGCAAGACCGCCGTCGCGATCGACACCTTCATCAATCAGAAGGGCATCAACGCTTCGGGTGACGAAAGCAAGAAGCTCTACTGCATCTACGTCGCCATCGGCCAGAAGCGCTCGACTGTCGCGCAGATCGTCAAGCAGCTCGAAGAAAATGGCGCGATGGAATATTCCATCGTCGTCGCCGCCACCGCTTCGGAGCCCGCTCCGCTCCAGTATCTGGCGCCCTATACCGGCGTCACCATGGGCGAATATTTCCGCGACAACGGCATGCATGCCGTGATCGTCTATGACGACCTTTCCAAGCAGGCCGTCTCCTATCGCCAGATGTCGCTGCTGCTGCGCCGTCCTCCGGGCCGTGAAGCGTACCCCGGCGACGTGTTCTACCTGCACAGCCGCCTGCTGGAGCGCGCGGCGAAGATGAACGACGCCAACGGCGCCGGCTCGCTGACCGCGCTGCCGATCATCGAAACGCAGGCGGGCGACGTGTCGGCCTACATTCCGACCAACGTGATCTCGATCACCGACGGCCAGATCTTCCTCGAAACCAACCTCTTCTACCAGGGCATCCGTCCGGCCATCAACGTCGGCCTGTCGGTATCGCGCGTCGGCTCGGCCGCGCAGACCAAGGCGATGAAGAAGGTTTCCGGCTCGATCAAGCTGGAGCTGGCTCAGTATCGCGAAATGGCGGCCTTCGCCCAGTTCGGTTCGGACCTCGACGCTTCGACCCAGAAGCTGCTGAACCGTGGTGCGCGCCTCACCGAACTGCTGAAGCAGGCCCAGTTCTCGCCGCTGCCCTTCGAGGAGCAGACCGCGTCGATCTTCGCGGGCACCAACGGCTATCTGGACAGCGTGCCGGTCAAGGATGTGACGCGCTATGAAGAGCTGATGCTCGCCTATCTGCGTCACGACCATGCCGATGTCCTCGCCGCGATCCGCGACAGCAAGGATCTGGGCGACGAGCCCAAGGCCAAGCTGAAGGCCGCGCTGGACTCGTTCGGCAAGACCTTCGCCTAA
- a CDS encoding LysE family translocator, with the protein MLTAHSLLAWTVMAIGLVLLPGPDTMLVAGHAARRGLKAGMAAIGGIQLGGLFYMALCGFGFLSVLNAVPGLFVAVKIAGAIYLAWLGLSMLRGAVKPAPASETPKLRIGGSPFAQGFISTVLNPKVAIFFLAALPQFVGTGPDAPWQGMLLIAIVYGLGFFWCALLAALAVKAGRKVGQSSAMRWFEGAMGVGFFGLAGRLALARNV; encoded by the coding sequence GTGCTGACCGCCCATTCCCTCCTTGCCTGGACCGTCATGGCGATCGGTCTGGTGCTGCTGCCGGGACCGGACACCATGTTGGTGGCTGGTCACGCGGCACGGCGCGGGCTGAAGGCGGGAATGGCGGCGATCGGCGGCATCCAGCTCGGCGGGCTGTTCTACATGGCGCTGTGCGGCTTCGGCTTCCTCAGCGTCTTGAACGCGGTGCCGGGGCTGTTCGTGGCGGTGAAGATTGCTGGCGCGATCTACCTCGCATGGCTCGGTCTTTCGATGCTGCGCGGCGCTGTTAAGCCCGCGCCCGCGTCGGAAACGCCTAAACTGCGGATCGGCGGATCGCCCTTCGCCCAGGGTTTCATCAGCACCGTGCTGAACCCGAAGGTCGCGATCTTCTTCCTCGCCGCGTTGCCACAATTTGTCGGCACCGGCCCGGACGCACCGTGGCAGGGCATGCTGCTGATCGCGATCGTCTATGGGCTGGGCTTCTTCTGGTGCGCCCTTCTAGCGGCTCTCGCCGTCAAGGCGGGCCGCAAGGTCGGGCAGAGCAGCGCGATGCGCTGGTTCGAAGGCGCCATGGGCGTCGGTTTCTTTGGTCTCGCGGGCCGTCTGGCCCTTGCTCGGAATGTTTGA